TGTCGCTCCAGAAGGTCGCGCCTTCGACATACTCGATATCGCGCTGCAACTTCGGTGGCAGGATGTGCTCGATGTAATAGGTTTCCGTATCCTTGAGGCCTTCCGGATAATCTTCGACCTCATCGCGTCCCTGGATCTGACTTGGGCCCACGAGGCCCGGCCGTACCAGCAGGACTCGTCGCTGTGCCGGCGAGTAAAACTTCACGAAGTGTGGATCCTCTGGCCGGGGCCCAATCAGGCTCATGTCCCCGCGCAACACGTTGAACAGTTGCGGCAACTCGTCGATCTTGGACCAGCGCAGCAACCGCCCGAGGCGCGTGATGCGTGGATCGCGTTTCACGGTCAGCCGCGATCCCATCAGGTAGGCCCCCTGCACCATCGTCCGGAACTTGAAAATGTCGAACGCTTTGCCGTCCCGGCCCACACGCTTCTGGCGAAAGAACACCGGTCCGGGCGAGTCCAACTTGATCAGCAGTGCAACTAGCCCGATCACTGGCAGCAGGCCGATGACACCGAGCAGGGCCAAGGCAAAGTCCACTGCGTGTTTGGCCATCACGCCGCCGCTCGTCATGGCGCGGTCGACTGCGGCGACCGGGCCATCCGGATCGCGCTCGCACTCTGCGTCAACGGATCGTTCCGCGAGTTCAGCGTCTGTTTGCATCGAGGATTCTCCGCAGCGTTGCTGCTACGTAGCGCACTTCTTCATCCGACATCAAGGTAAACAGGGGGAGGGAGAGAATCGTCTCGGCGGCGGCGCTGGCGACGGGAAAGTCCGCGGGCCGGTAGCCGAAGGCGTTGCTGTAGTAGGAATGTAGGTGGAGCGGAATGAAATGGACCCCCGTCGCGACACCGGCGGCCTTCAACTCCTCGATGACGGCATCGCGGTGCAGGCGCAGCCGGTCCGGCTGCATCCGAACCACGTACAAATGCCAGGCGTGATCGACCTCTGCCCGGGCCGTCGGCAGCTGCAGTTGCGGCAGATCGGCCAGCAGTTCCGTATACAAGGCGGCGATCTGCTGTCTGCGCCGGGACAACGCCGGCAGCCGCCGCAGCTGCACCAGCCCCATGGCGGCGGCCATGTCCGTCATGTTGTACTTGAAACCGGGGTACGACACATCGTAACGCCATGACCCTTCGCTGCTGTAGCGCCGCCAGGCGTTACGGCTCATGCCGTGCAGCCGCCGGGTTTGCAGGCGCTCCGCTAATTCCCCGTCGGACATCGTCAGCATGCCGCCTTCACCGGTCGTCATGTTTTTCGTCGCATAGAAACTAAAGGCGGTGACATCTCCGATCGTCCCGATCGACTTCCCACGGTAGCTCGCGGGAAGCGCATGTGCGGCGTCTTCCACCACGGTCAGACGGTGCTGCCGGGCGATGCCCAGCAGCTCATCCATGGCAGCAGGATGCCCGGCGAAGTGAACCGGCACGATGGCACGCGTGCGGGAGGTGATCTTGCGGGCGACGTCGGCGGGGTCCAAGTTCAGCGTGTCCGGCGTGACATCGACCAGCTGCGGGCGTCCGCCCGCGTGCACGATGGTGGCGCCGGTAGCGGTAAAGGTGAGGGTGCTCGTGATCACCTCGTCGCCGGGCTTGAGATCGAGGGCATCCAACGCCAAGTGCAGCGCCGCGGTGCACGAATTCACGGCGACAGCATGCGGGGCGCCGATGGCTTGGGCGAATGCACGTTCGAATTCCTGCGTCCGCGGCCCGATGGTCAGCCACCCGGAGCGTAGCGTCTCAACTACCGCGGCGATTTCTTCGTCACCGATGTCGGGGCGGTAGAACGGTACGTCTCGATGTTCTTCGCCCTTCCCGGCAGATTGACTGGCCTTGGCGCCCATCGCGGTTACCCTTCTTTTGCGGCGGTGTCGGTTATCGGAAACATTTCCGGATGGTCCTTGCCGACCCGACTTGCAGTCGCCATCTCAGGGACAGCCGACGTTGAGCCCGTCCGCTGAAGCGTCTGTCCGACGGGCTGAAGCGCGGCAGCAAGCATCGGCCGCTGTCCGTCCTCCTCGGGTGGCGTAAGCAGCAACTCCGCAAGCAGCCGCACGTTCTTGCCGCTATCGAAATCACGCTCGATACGCTGCCGCGCCGCGTGGCCGCAGCGCAGGCGATCTTCAGGCCGGTTTGCAAGGTTTTCCAGCGCCAACGCGAACCCCTCCACCTGATTCGGCGGTACCAGGTAGCCGCTCACGCCATCCTCCACCAGTTCTTCAACTCCCGGGATGTGCGAAACGACTACGGGCAGGCCTGCAGCCATCGCCTCCACGATCACGTTGGCAATGACATCGCGGCGTCCAGATTTTCCGGCCAGCTCGCTCGCCAACACAAACACGTCGGCTTTGCGGTAGAGTTCCGCCACCTCGGCGTGCGGTCGAGATCCGAGCAAATGAACGGTCCCGGTCAAACCTCGGTCCCTAATTTGTTGCTGCAACTGCTGCCGCCGCGGTCCCTCGCCAACGATAAAGCACTCTAGCGCCACACCGCGGCGGCGCAATGTCGCGCACGCCTCAACCAGAACGTGCATACCTTTGTAGCGTTCCAGCTGGCCGCACGATACGATGCGCAGCGGCTCTCCGGCATTCGGCTGACGCCACGCGGGGACAAAGCGGTTGACGTCAACGCCGTGGTAGTTGACAACAACTTTGCCGTCGGCACCGGCTCCTGCCAACCGTCGCAGGAAAGCCGCATTGGTCCTTGCGCAGGTAACGACGAAGCGGGCTGAACCAATTTTGGCGGGGAGCATTCGCTGGACCATATAAATGTCATAGGCGTGCGCACTGATACTGAACGGCAGGCCTGAAATGAGTTGTACAATGTAGGCTACGGTCGCAGGGTAACTCGCCCAGTGGACATGCAGATGCGTGATCCCCTCGGCGCTGAGCTCCTCAGCCAGGTAAGCCGCGCTGGGCACGAGAAACCACGATTTGAGTAAGTACAAGAGCGGTTGACTGTTGAACCAACCACGCAGCCCCTCGTGCCATGAGACTGTCGCCTTCGCCCACCCGGCATTGTGCCGGATATCATCTCCGGTCCTCCATGCATTCCAAACTTGCGCATAAAGAGAAAGGTAGCGGCGCACACCTGTCCGCAGCAGGCGCCAGTTCGCCTTTCGGACCGGCGACGACCACACTGGCGGCAAGTATGTCACCTCGCTCATGATCGCGCCGCCCTCGGGCTGCTGGAGCCGACCCGCGCGGCGCAGTGAATAAATCTTCGGGCGCACGCCGTGCCGCCGTAGTCCCATCACTTCCCACAGGACAAATGTTTGATGGAACACGGGAAAGACCGGAAACAGGTACGCCAGCTTGGCCGTTGCTTGTCTCACAGACCACCCTCTTCCGCAAAGCGCAAAAGCCCAGCCGCCTTCCTCCAGAACACCGCCCCGGGCCCGTGCCGATCCGTCCAGTTGCGAACCGCCCTACGCACCGCCGCCGGGCGCAGCACCGCTCGGACGAGCGGATGAAAGACGACGCGCTGGCGAATGGGGCGCGGGCGGAATCCCATGGCGAACTTGAATTGGTCCAACGGCCCCACGGGCTCAAGCGACTCCAAACCGAAAGTAATCTCGCGAACCCGCCGCCGCCCGAGCATTTCCTGCGTAACGTGAAACAGCAGTGCATTGTTCGGGTACGCACCAAGCCGATCGGTGCACGAGCGGGCAAGCAGAAACTCGACACTGTCCTCGAAGGTCACGGTGACCAGGAACGCCGCCAGTTCGCCGCCACACCACGCCCCCCAACCTTCGAATCCAGGAGTGGCGGCGGCGGCCTTCCAGTAGCACTGCCAGCTCTCACCCGTGAGTCCCCCGTCCCGGCCTTGACGCGCCAAGGTATCCTGATGGGCCCGCCAGCCGGCGGTTGCGATCACGGGAAAGTCGACCGGAGCCACCTCGCAACGCTTGAGGCCACGCCGGACCTTGCTCCGCACGTTGGCGCTGAGCGTCTCCAAGCCGTAATCGGCATTGTCGCAGACGATCTGGTAACTCGGTTTGCCGGTGCTCTCCAAAGGGGCTGCGAAGCGCACCCCGACGCACGGCAGCTGGCGAAACAGCTGCCGCAGTTCATCGGTCGACGGATCATATAGTCGGTGCGGCGGCGCGCTCAACAGAAAGAACCGGCTCGTGTTGAACCAATAGCTCGACCGCGTGCGCACAACCCGGTGTCCGAGGGCGCGCAGAAAATCCGCGTAGCCGGCCGCGTCCATCTCCGTGTTACGCGCGTTCACCAAGCCGCCGCTTCCTCCGTCGCCGTCTGATCGA
This window of the Candidatus Binatia bacterium genome carries:
- a CDS encoding DegT/DnrJ/EryC1/StrS aminotransferase family protein, with the protein product MGAKASQSAGKGEEHRDVPFYRPDIGDEEIAAVVETLRSGWLTIGPRTQEFERAFAQAIGAPHAVAVNSCTAALHLALDALDLKPGDEVITSTLTFTATGATIVHAGGRPQLVDVTPDTLNLDPADVARKITSRTRAIVPVHFAGHPAAMDELLGIARQHRLTVVEDAAHALPASYRGKSIGTIGDVTAFSFYATKNMTTGEGGMLTMSDGELAERLQTRRLHGMSRNAWRRYSSEGSWRYDVSYPGFKYNMTDMAAAMGLVQLRRLPALSRRRQQIAALYTELLADLPQLQLPTARAEVDHAWHLYVVRMQPDRLRLHRDAVIEELKAAGVATGVHFIPLHLHSYYSNAFGYRPADFPVASAAAETILSLPLFTLMSDEEVRYVAATLRRILDANRR
- a CDS encoding glycosyltransferase, coding for MRQATAKLAYLFPVFPVFHQTFVLWEVMGLRRHGVRPKIYSLRRAGRLQQPEGGAIMSEVTYLPPVWSSPVRKANWRLLRTGVRRYLSLYAQVWNAWRTGDDIRHNAGWAKATVSWHEGLRGWFNSQPLLYLLKSWFLVPSAAYLAEELSAEGITHLHVHWASYPATVAYIVQLISGLPFSISAHAYDIYMVQRMLPAKIGSARFVVTCARTNAAFLRRLAGAGADGKVVVNYHGVDVNRFVPAWRQPNAGEPLRIVSCGQLERYKGMHVLVEACATLRRRGVALECFIVGEGPRRQQLQQQIRDRGLTGTVHLLGSRPHAEVAELYRKADVFVLASELAGKSGRRDVIANVIVEAMAAGLPVVVSHIPGVEELVEDGVSGYLVPPNQVEGFALALENLANRPEDRLRCGHAARQRIERDFDSGKNVRLLAELLLTPPEEDGQRPMLAAALQPVGQTLQRTGSTSAVPEMATASRVGKDHPEMFPITDTAAKEG